One window from the genome of Canis aureus isolate CA01 chromosome 18, VMU_Caureus_v.1.0, whole genome shotgun sequence encodes:
- the LOC144288421 gene encoding olfactory receptor 2T27-like, which produces MVGGNESSVTDFILVGLFPEFQHSIVLNLVIIFIYIFAFLGNILLIVLIWGDSQLHTPMYILLSQLSLIDLTLTSTIVPKMASNFFTGERTISWIGCGTQSFFFLMLGMSECLILTLMAYDRYVAVCNPLRYPIIMSPRVCMHMIFGCWIGGSVSSFIHTVYPMHFPICGSREIHHYFCEVPVLIKLSCEDTSLYQLVVVVTSIVLLVVPFSLITVSYTLIFLTVFRMNSVKGRKKTLATCSSHLTVVSLFFGPNIFIYMSFTSSHSAEQDQALSVFSNILTPMLNPLIYSLRNKEVVAALRKLMGKCVTS; this is translated from the coding sequence ATGGTGGGTGGAAATGAATCCTCAGTAACTGACTTCATCCTTGTGGGACTCTTTCCTGAATTTCAGCATTCTATTGTTCTCAACCTTGTGATCATCTTCATCTACATCTTTGCCTTCCTGGGAAACATACTTCTGATTGTCTTGATTTGGGGAGACTCTCAGCTTCATACGCCCATGTACATTCTCCTCAGTCAACTCTCCCTCATTGACTTGacattaacttccaccattgttcCAAAGATGGCTTCTAATTTTTTCACAGGGGAAAGGACAATATCATGGATTGGTTGTGGAACACAGAGTTTCTTCTTCCTGATGTTGGGAATGTCAGAGTGCCTTATTTTGACTCTCATGGcttatgaccgctatgtggctgTCTGCAACCCATTGCGCTATCCCATTATCATGAGCCCTCGGGTCTGTATGCACATGATTTTTGGGTGTTGGATTGGAGGCTCTGTAAGTTCATTTATCCATACAGTCTACCCTATGCATTTTCCCATCTGTGGATCACGGGAGATCCACCACTACTTCTGTGAGGTCCCAGTCCTAATTAAGCTCTCCTGTGAAGACACTTCATTGTATCAGTTGGTGGTGGTTGTGACAAGCATTGTGTTGCTTGTTGTACCTTTCAGTCTCATCACTGTTTCCTATACTCTCATCTTCCTCACTGTCTTTCGTATGAACTCTgtcaaaggcaggaaaaaaactCTGGCCACCTGCTCTTCCCATCTAACTGTGGTGAGTCTCTTCTTTGGCCCAAACATATTTATCTATATGTCTTTCACTTCCTCCCACAGTGCGGAGCAGGACCAAGCTCTTTCTGTATTCAGCAATATTCTAACACCCATGTTGAACCCTCTCATTTACAGCCTGAGGAACAAAGAGGTGGTGGCAGCTCTCAGGAAGCTTATGGGGAAATGTGTGACATCTTAG